One window of the Zea mays cultivar B73 chromosome 3, Zm-B73-REFERENCE-NAM-5.0, whole genome shotgun sequence genome contains the following:
- the LOC100382225 gene encoding uncharacterized protein LOC100382225 isoform 1 (isoform 1 is encoded by transcript variant 1): MELGGGGRGGGDRVRRQLQSVGRLAAYLGGGFLLLSATSSVAVRALRAISDANQEVREAVRCLRGEGQLLVQALQGQRHHRVVSDARPGVRESVPLPYLRWDSGAALLELPGKWLRLKKRCQFSLSMIDGCWGVGKRVWNQLKLKGFCWDFVSRQKIAVSTQLKMRDNG; this comes from the exons ATGGAGCTTGGAGGCGGAGGGCGAGGCGGCGGCGACCGGGTCCGGCGGCAGTTGCAGTCGGTGGGGCGGCTGGCAGCGTATCTCGGCGGCGGTTTCCTCCTCCTCTCCGCCACCTCTTCCGTCGCCGTCCGCGCCCTCCGCGCCATCTCCGACGCCAACCAG GAAGTTCGCGAAGCCGTGCGGTGCCTGCGAGGGGAAGGGCAGCTACTCGTGCAGGCTCTGCAGGGGCAGCGCCACCATCGAGTGGTCTCCGATGCACGACCCGGTGTTCGTGAATCCGTGCCTCTGCCCTACCTGCGATGGGACTCG GGTGCAGCGCTGCTTGAACTGCCTGGGAAATGGTTACGCTTGAAGAAGCGATGTCAGTTTTCATTATCGATGATAGATGGTTGTTGGGGAGTTG GGAAGAGAGTGTGGAATCAACTCAAGCTGAAAGGTTTCTGTTGGGATTTTGTGTCAAGGCAAAAGATTGCCGTTTCAACTCAACTCAAAATGAGAGATAACGGGTGA
- the LOC100382225 gene encoding uncharacterized protein LOC100382225 isoform 2 (isoform 2 is encoded by transcript variant 2) has product MELGGGGRGGGDRVRRQLQSVGRLAAYLGGGFLLLSATSSVAVRALRAISDANQRKFAKPCGACEGKGSYSCRLCRGSATIEWSPMHDPVFVNPCLCPTCDGTRVQRCLNCLGNGYA; this is encoded by the exons ATGGAGCTTGGAGGCGGAGGGCGAGGCGGCGGCGACCGGGTCCGGCGGCAGTTGCAGTCGGTGGGGCGGCTGGCAGCGTATCTCGGCGGCGGTTTCCTCCTCCTCTCCGCCACCTCTTCCGTCGCCGTCCGCGCCCTCCGCGCCATCTCCGACGCCAACCAG AGGAAGTTCGCGAAGCCGTGCGGTGCCTGCGAGGGGAAGGGCAGCTACTCGTGCAGGCTCTGCAGGGGCAGCGCCACCATCGAGTGGTCTCCGATGCACGACCCGGTGTTCGTGAATCCGTGCCTCTGCCCTACCTGCGATGGGACTCG GGTGCAGCGCTGCTTGAACTGCCTGGGAAATGGTTACGCTTGA